In the genome of Desulfofarcimen acetoxidans DSM 771, one region contains:
- a CDS encoding prephenate dehydrogenase, with protein sequence MFKKIAIVGVGLIGGSIGLSLSNKLTDVKITGIDLDKENLRLALELGAVSETTVSLEEGVRAAELVILAAPVAQSVILLERMLPYLSAGTVITDVGSTKMEITARAAALLPGDIYFVGGHPMAGSEISGVLGADSHLFENAYYLLTINEDTDVAALSKVKYMVSLLGARTVELAPEEHDQSVAVISHLPHLVAYTLVNTLAALPGWESILPLAAGGFKDTTRIAMSNAVMWRDIFLSNREKVLQVLADFNMQLALFKEAVEKSDDKKIMGLIQEAAKVRAAVPAKSKGYFPALYEIVVTIPDRPGMIADVTGYLGELDINISDIEILRVREGHEGTIRLAFIDEFRQEAALRTLQEQGFLVRKR encoded by the coding sequence ATGTTTAAAAAAATTGCTATTGTCGGAGTGGGCCTGATTGGTGGTTCAATAGGTCTGTCCTTAAGTAATAAACTTACTGATGTGAAAATAACAGGTATAGATTTGGATAAAGAAAATCTTAGGCTGGCCTTGGAATTAGGTGCGGTTAGCGAGACTACAGTTTCCCTGGAGGAGGGTGTTAGAGCCGCTGAGCTGGTTATACTGGCAGCACCGGTAGCTCAATCAGTTATTTTACTTGAGAGGATGCTGCCGTATTTATCAGCCGGGACTGTTATAACGGATGTCGGCAGCACTAAGATGGAAATTACTGCTAGGGCCGCAGCTTTACTGCCCGGGGATATATATTTTGTAGGTGGTCATCCCATGGCTGGCTCGGAAATTTCAGGTGTCTTGGGTGCGGATTCCCATCTTTTTGAAAATGCTTATTATTTGCTTACCATAAACGAAGATACTGATGTTGCTGCTCTTAGTAAAGTAAAATATATGGTTAGCTTGCTGGGAGCAAGAACTGTAGAACTGGCTCCCGAGGAGCATGATCAGTCAGTTGCTGTTATTAGTCATTTGCCGCACCTTGTAGCTTATACGCTGGTAAATACTTTAGCTGCCCTGCCGGGCTGGGAGAGTATTTTGCCGTTGGCGGCGGGAGGGTTTAAAGATACTACCAGGATTGCTATGTCCAACGCGGTTATGTGGCGGGACATATTTTTGTCCAATAGAGAAAAAGTGCTGCAGGTTTTGGCTGATTTTAATATGCAATTAGCTTTATTTAAGGAGGCAGTTGAAAAATCGGATGATAAAAAGATTATGGGACTGATACAGGAGGCTGCTAAAGTCAGAGCAGCTGTTCCGGCCAAGTCCAAAGGCTACTTTCCCGCACTCTATGAAATTGTCGTTACCATACCGGATCGTCCCGGTATGATTGCTGATGTGACAGGTTATTTGGGTGAATTAGATATTAATATTTCTGATATAGAAATATTAAGGGTGCGTGAAGGGCATGAGGGTACTATTCGCCTGGCTTTTATTGATGAATTCCGGCAAGAGGCGGCGTTGCGGACCTTACAGGAGCAGGGTTTTCTGGTGAGAAAAAGGTGA
- a CDS encoding virulence RhuM family protein — translation MSDKKKKKSVQLRNSTAEFLIFSYQVGGDGVEVRVQNGTIWLSQKQMGLLFDTSSGNIGLHLKNIFKEEELKQDSVTEEFSVTAEDGKNYRVKHYNLDAIIAVGYRVNSKRATAFRQWATGVLRDYALHGYLLDRKRMENGAFLDEDYFERLLEEIREIRLSERRFYQKITDIYSTAMDYDKDSPITKEFFAKVQNKMHFAVHGSTAAELIVERADAKKDYMGLTSWANSPDGKILKSDVTIAKNYLTAEELADLGAIVNAYLDLAERRAKRRIPMTMEDWANRLDIFLQADDRELLTNAGKISAQIAKDHAESEYEKYRVIQDKLFENDFDKQMKILEQEIAKSEKDKDSNGDKN, via the coding sequence ATGAGTGATAAGAAGAAGAAAAAAAGTGTACAGCTTCGCAACAGCACAGCCGAGTTTTTAATATTTTCATATCAGGTCGGCGGTGATGGTGTTGAAGTCCGTGTTCAGAACGGAACAATATGGCTGAGCCAGAAGCAGATGGGATTGTTATTTGACACTTCATCTGGTAACATTGGCCTTCATCTAAAAAATATTTTTAAAGAAGAAGAATTGAAACAAGATTCAGTTACCGAGGAATTCTCGGTAACTGCCGAAGACGGCAAAAATTATCGTGTCAAGCATTATAACCTTGATGCCATCATTGCTGTAGGTTATCGTGTAAATTCAAAACGAGCGACAGCCTTTCGACAATGGGCAACAGGAGTTTTGCGTGATTATGCTCTGCATGGCTACTTGCTCGATAGAAAGCGGATGGAAAACGGCGCTTTTCTTGATGAGGATTATTTCGAACGTCTGCTTGAAGAGATTCGGGAAATACGACTCTCAGAACGACGCTTTTATCAAAAAATCACCGACATCTATTCAACTGCGATGGATTATGATAAAGATTCGCCCATAACAAAAGAGTTCTTTGCAAAGGTTCAAAATAAAATGCATTTTGCCGTTCACGGGAGTACTGCTGCCGAATTGATTGTTGAACGTGCCGACGCTAAAAAAGATTATATGGGATTAACCAGCTGGGCGAATAGTCCTGACGGGAAGATTCTCAAAAGCGATGTTACTATCGCCAAGAATTATCTGACGGCTGAAGAACTTGCTGATTTAGGCGCTATTGTGAATGCTTACTTGGACTTGGCTGAAAGGCGCGCCAAACGCAGAATCCCAATGACTATGGAAGACTGGGCTAATAGACTCGATATCTTCCTGCAGGCTGATGACAGGGAGCTTTTAACAAACGCAGGAAAAATATCGGCACAAATTGCAAAGGATCATGCAGAAAGCGAATATGAAAAGTATAGAGTCATCCAGGACAAGCTGTTTGAGAACGATTTTGACAAGCAAATGAAAATTCTTGAACAGGAGATTGCAAAATCAGAAAAAGATAAAGATTCTAATGGCGACAAAAACTGA
- a CDS encoding Fur family transcriptional regulator — MRKFIAEVSEKLRSHEHKLTSRRECILCILLENKDKHLSAEEVYNLVKQKSPDMGLATVYRTLELFCEFNIIHAMDFGDGRKRYEFGDDSGDGHHHHHLICEKCNKIIEVNEDLLEELENRITNDYQFSISNHHLKIFGICKECMAKSNNKQ; from the coding sequence GTGCGGAAATTTATTGCAGAAGTCAGCGAGAAGCTAAGATCTCATGAACACAAACTTACATCAAGACGAGAATGTATTTTATGCATATTGTTGGAGAATAAAGATAAGCACCTGAGTGCTGAGGAAGTATATAATTTAGTTAAGCAAAAATCCCCTGATATGGGCTTGGCAACTGTTTACCGTACTCTAGAGTTATTTTGTGAGTTCAATATTATTCATGCCATGGATTTTGGGGATGGCCGCAAGCGGTATGAGTTTGGCGATGACAGTGGGGACGGTCACCACCACCATCATTTAATTTGTGAAAAGTGTAATAAAATTATTGAAGTAAATGAGGATTTGCTGGAGGAATTGGAGAATAGAATAACTAATGATTACCAGTTTTCTATTAGCAACCACCACTTAAAAATATTTGGTATATGCAAAGAGTGTATGGCCAAGTCAAATAATAAACAGTAA
- a CDS encoding DUF4368 domain-containing protein, producing the protein MDKAKRYTEITELSGELLNIFIEKIEVGERAERYSRTAEQEIRIHCRDICVVGAFAEEAEKIAEQRQRQTA; encoded by the coding sequence ATCGACAAGGCGAAGCGGTACACTGAAATAACCGAGTTAAGCGGTGAACTTCTGAACATCTTTATCGAAAAGATTGAGGTCGGCGAGAGAGCAGAACGGTACTCCAGAACGGCGGAGCAGGAAATTAGAATCCACTGCCGTGACATCTGCGTCGTCGGAGCTTTTGCAGAAGAAGCCGAGAAAATAGCCGAACAACGGCAAAGGCAGACAGCTTAA
- a CDS encoding D-alanyl-D-alanine carboxypeptidase family protein, with protein sequence MLKKHIIGIIFLIYLLAFAAPVFADDAPDITGMTAVLMDAQNMQILYNKDMQERMYPASTTKILTGIIAIEKGKMDDLIPVSWEAANTEGTNIGLQEGEKLTLRDLLYALLLSSSNDAAEAIAEHYGKSADNFAVMMNQKAKEIGAVHSHFTNPHGLPDEDHYTTAYDLALIARYAMQNDKFREIVREKEITIARVDPEGQKYMVNHNKLLSRYEGAIGIKTGYTVAAGQCIAAEVKRDDRELIAVVLKSEGNDLWTDTENLFNYGFNSFRNIYLVKRGQVMGQAEVSNGSLKAVSLVTDRDFTWNLPTKNGNELKRRLVLNKNIKAPLKKGQKLGELIFSDGETDIARIDLLAQSDIERNIIARWWVWSLSVGLVGILLGILLLRLRISRIRRRKRYIRRRYSNGYIR encoded by the coding sequence ATGTTGAAGAAGCATATCATCGGTATTATCTTTTTAATATATTTACTGGCATTTGCTGCACCGGTATTTGCAGATGATGCCCCCGATATCACCGGTATGACTGCAGTATTAATGGATGCTCAAAATATGCAAATACTATATAATAAAGACATGCAGGAGAGGATGTATCCAGCCAGCACAACCAAGATCCTTACTGGTATTATTGCTATTGAAAAAGGTAAAATGGATGATCTGATACCTGTGAGTTGGGAAGCGGCAAATACTGAGGGAACAAATATCGGTTTGCAAGAAGGGGAGAAACTAACTCTTAGGGATTTGCTTTATGCTTTGTTGCTTTCTTCCTCCAATGATGCCGCGGAGGCCATTGCTGAGCACTATGGAAAGTCTGCGGATAATTTTGCTGTTATGATGAATCAAAAGGCGAAAGAAATAGGGGCTGTTCATTCCCATTTTACTAATCCTCATGGTCTGCCGGATGAAGATCATTATACTACCGCTTATGATTTAGCTCTAATCGCAAGGTATGCTATGCAAAATGATAAGTTCAGGGAAATAGTGCGGGAAAAAGAAATAACTATTGCCAGGGTTGATCCTGAAGGTCAAAAATATATGGTGAATCATAATAAGCTGTTGTCCAGATATGAAGGGGCTATTGGTATCAAAACCGGTTATACTGTTGCAGCCGGACAGTGTATTGCGGCAGAAGTCAAGCGAGATGACCGTGAGTTGATTGCGGTAGTGTTAAAGAGTGAAGGGAATGATCTTTGGACTGATACGGAGAATTTGTTTAACTATGGTTTTAATAGTTTTCGTAATATATATCTGGTCAAGCGTGGACAGGTTATGGGTCAGGCAGAAGTGTCGAATGGCTCACTGAAGGCTGTTTCCCTGGTAACCGACAGGGATTTTACCTGGAATTTGCCTACTAAAAATGGCAATGAATTAAAAAGAAGGCTGGTTTTGAATAAAAATATAAAAGCTCCGCTGAAAAAAGGTCAAAAATTGGGCGAGCTAATCTTTAGTGATGGAGAAACCGACATAGCTCGTATTGATTTACTGGCTCAAAGCGATATTGAAAGAAATATTATTGCCAGGTGGTGGGTTTGGTCCTTATCGGTGGGTTTAGTGGGAATATTATTGGGAATATTATTATTGAGGTTAAGAATAAGCAGAATTCGTAGACGCAAGCGTTATATCAGACGCCGGTACTCCAATGGATATATAAGATAA
- a CDS encoding methyltransferase produces MNINNFEFPREFLIVGAAVKTGIFQALHKEALTPEQLAQKLKADPRAVWVVTESLLELGYLKQTDNVLKISNQANSMFYNPESPDYNGFAFMHTYDLFTPWLGLPDTIISGKPYPKEKKQGPPKNFIRAMSHIAQKSAPNVTAYCLEGLPRKSKILDIGGGPLTYAREFVKRGASVTILDLPAVIDMMQPDLLPGEPITMLKGDFNEGLPDGPFDLIYLGNVCHIYGEKENRRLFQRSAKALSAEGRIAIIDMIRGTNVHAALFAVNMLVNTENGGTWTFEQYKEWLTDAGFKVKPYSEISGRQIITGDKQ; encoded by the coding sequence ATGAATATCAATAATTTTGAATTCCCCAGAGAATTCTTGATTGTTGGAGCAGCAGTTAAAACGGGCATTTTTCAAGCCCTGCACAAAGAAGCATTAACCCCGGAACAGTTGGCACAAAAATTAAAAGCTGATCCAAGGGCTGTCTGGGTTGTAACAGAATCACTTTTGGAATTAGGTTACCTTAAACAAACAGATAATGTTTTAAAAATCAGCAATCAGGCCAACTCTATGTTTTACAACCCCGAAAGCCCGGACTATAACGGTTTTGCTTTTATGCATACTTATGACTTGTTTACTCCCTGGTTGGGATTGCCGGACACGATAATCAGCGGAAAACCTTACCCCAAAGAAAAAAAACAGGGACCGCCTAAAAATTTCATCAGGGCCATGAGTCATATCGCTCAAAAAAGCGCCCCCAACGTAACCGCTTATTGTTTAGAAGGACTGCCACGGAAATCTAAAATACTTGATATAGGAGGCGGACCTTTAACTTACGCGAGGGAATTTGTAAAACGCGGAGCTTCCGTTACTATTCTCGATCTACCTGCAGTTATAGATATGATGCAGCCGGATCTTTTGCCGGGTGAACCGATTACTATGCTTAAAGGAGACTTTAATGAAGGATTGCCTGACGGTCCCTTCGATTTAATTTATCTGGGCAATGTATGCCACATATATGGTGAAAAAGAAAACCGGCGGCTCTTTCAACGATCCGCTAAAGCACTGTCGGCAGAGGGAAGAATTGCTATAATAGATATGATTCGCGGTACAAATGTCCACGCCGCGCTATTTGCAGTAAACATGCTGGTAAATACTGAAAACGGAGGCACCTGGACTTTTGAACAATACAAAGAATGGCTTACAGATGCGGGTTTTAAGGTTAAACCTTATTCCGAAATCAGCGGAAGACAAATAATCACAGGAGATAAACAGTAA
- a CDS encoding undecaprenyl diphosphate synthase family protein — protein MSLLKFKRLPKHIGIIPDGNRRWAQSKGFAKEAGYEFGLEPGLQLYDLCVKLGVKELTFYGFTQDNTKRPSAQRKAFQKACTDAVKMLSQKDASLLVIGNAASPLFPPELKVYTKRQVFGKDLIKINFLVNYGWKWDLYSALQTSSFNQTNPVKAIASSEVSRIDLIIRWGGRRRLSGFLPIQSIYSDFYIVEDMWPDFKPDHFYEALAWYDCQDTTLGG, from the coding sequence ATGTCTCTGCTAAAATTCAAGCGCTTGCCAAAGCACATCGGGATTATACCAGACGGAAACAGGCGCTGGGCTCAAAGCAAAGGCTTTGCTAAAGAAGCTGGTTATGAATTCGGACTGGAGCCTGGCTTGCAGCTCTATGATCTTTGCGTAAAGCTAGGTGTTAAAGAACTGACTTTCTATGGTTTTACCCAGGATAACACCAAAAGACCGTCAGCACAAAGAAAGGCTTTTCAAAAAGCTTGTACAGATGCGGTTAAAATGCTGTCCCAAAAAGACGCTTCACTCCTGGTTATAGGTAATGCGGCATCTCCGCTTTTCCCACCGGAACTCAAGGTTTATACCAAAAGACAGGTCTTCGGCAAAGATTTAATTAAAATAAATTTTTTGGTAAACTATGGCTGGAAATGGGATTTATATTCCGCACTGCAAACAAGCAGTTTTAATCAAACCAATCCGGTTAAAGCTATAGCTTCTTCAGAAGTGTCCCGTATTGATTTAATTATTCGCTGGGGAGGCAGACGAAGACTGAGCGGTTTTCTGCCAATTCAATCCATCTACTCGGACTTTTACATCGTCGAGGACATGTGGCCGGATTTTAAACCTGATCACTTCTATGAAGCTCTGGCCTGGTATGATTGCCAGGATACAACCTTAGGCGGTTAA
- a CDS encoding DUF1998 domain-containing protein: MLRATSQVLDIESTDISGCLYAANGNVQYSIILYDSVPGGAGHIHRIAADESIFQSVIRKAHEICSECECSPSCYKCLRDYYNQDWHPVLSRVVAAEFLKMYL, encoded by the coding sequence TTGCTTAGAGCGACTTCGCAGGTGCTTGACATTGAAAGCACGGACATTAGCGGATGCCTTTATGCCGCAAACGGCAATGTTCAATACTCAATTATCCTTTACGACAGCGTTCCGGGCGGAGCGGGTCACATCCACCGCATTGCAGCCGATGAGAGCATATTCCAGAGCGTTATCCGCAAAGCTCATGAGATTTGCTCGGAGTGCGAATGCTCGCCGTCCTGCTACAAATGCCTCCGTGACTACTACAATCAAGACTGGCATCCTGTTCTGAGCAGGGTAGTGGCGGCAGAGTTTTTGAAAATGTATCTGTAG
- the aroF gene encoding 3-deoxy-7-phosphoheptulonate synthase produces MLIEFNRFAPEKDIDLVLGRLNDEGVLAFRTRSNMNPVIVSTLKVDGLKKLNIEGVASVQRVVEVSTPFKLASRAFKKTDTVVKVDNLEIGGDKIHVMAGPCAVESREQLLKTAHTVKACGATFLRGGAFKPRTSPYSFQGLNEDGLKFLAEARTLTGLKIVTEVMDTRSVQLVAKYADVLQIGARNMQNFDLLKEVGRVSKPVLLKRGANATIEEFLAAAEYVLAGGNEDVILCERGVRGVNEFTRYTLDIAAVPVLKKLTHLPVVVDPSHATGHWNYVEPMAMASLAAGADGLIIEVHPEPEKALCDGAQSLTPKNFTVLMLRLAGLQNSVCRDLAVPDMHLQQLDIS; encoded by the coding sequence ATGCTTATTGAATTTAACCGCTTTGCACCGGAGAAAGATATAGATTTAGTATTGGGCAGGCTTAATGATGAAGGTGTATTGGCGTTTAGGACCAGAAGCAATATGAATCCGGTGATAGTTTCCACATTAAAGGTTGATGGTTTGAAAAAACTTAATATTGAAGGGGTTGCTTCTGTTCAGCGGGTAGTTGAAGTTTCTACGCCGTTTAAACTGGCCAGCAGGGCTTTTAAGAAAACCGATACAGTAGTTAAGGTAGATAATTTGGAAATAGGTGGAGACAAAATTCATGTTATGGCAGGGCCGTGTGCGGTTGAAAGCCGGGAGCAGCTTTTGAAAACAGCTCATACAGTTAAAGCTTGCGGTGCTACTTTTTTGCGTGGTGGAGCTTTTAAGCCTCGCACCTCTCCCTACTCATTTCAGGGTCTCAATGAAGACGGCCTAAAATTTTTAGCTGAGGCCAGGACATTAACCGGACTGAAAATTGTAACAGAGGTTATGGATACAAGATCTGTGCAGCTAGTGGCTAAATACGCCGATGTGCTGCAGATTGGCGCCAGGAATATGCAAAACTTTGACTTGTTAAAGGAAGTTGGACGGGTTAGCAAACCGGTACTTTTAAAGAGGGGAGCCAATGCTACTATTGAGGAGTTTTTAGCCGCGGCAGAATATGTTTTAGCCGGAGGTAATGAAGATGTTATCCTTTGCGAGCGTGGTGTTAGAGGTGTAAACGAGTTTACGCGTTATACTCTGGATATTGCGGCTGTTCCTGTACTTAAAAAACTTACCCACCTGCCGGTAGTAGTGGATCCCAGTCATGCAACGGGTCACTGGAATTATGTTGAGCCAATGGCTATGGCTTCTCTCGCAGCAGGAGCAGATGGCCTGATCATAGAAGTTCATCCCGAACCGGAAAAGGCTCTTTGTGACGGGGCACAGTCACTGACACCGAAAAATTTTACTGTATTGATGCTTAGATTGGCCGGCCTGCAGAATTCTGTTTGCCGAGATTTGGCCGTCCCTGATATGCATTTGCAGCAGCTTGACATCAGTTAG
- a CDS encoding glycosyl hydrolase family 18 protein, with translation MGKLGIKSVTCLVVFFLFAVWFPTVALAGTSVTPGNLRLGDRGPDVTLLQTKLKVAGFYQGEKVSGYFGLNTLFAVSKFEKANRLRVDGIVDAEEWIALQKLTAIPADKLKKMVLGYYTVDYTGDKLSYNSLDKYSSYIDTVATFSFKVNRDGSLTGEVPQDALKLAKERSVETLLLVHNIGQPIDSDAAHYALSVAENRSRLEANIMSKVKANGYNGVNIDIEALPPGDRQYYNIFLKELGDQLHKENLLLTVSIPAKTFDSTNDSWSGAYSYKDIGQLVDQAMIMTYDEHWFGGSPGPIASVPWINKVMDYAVEVMPREKIFLGVAAYGYDWSSQGTRAVRWNQVNDLVKNSGNVIWDNTNSVPCVIYYKNGVRHELWFENNYSLRFKLETVKSYNVSGIAIWRLGFEDDSFWKMVNDEFRQAD, from the coding sequence ATGGGGAAACTGGGAATCAAGTCAGTTACCTGTCTGGTTGTTTTTTTTCTTTTTGCCGTATGGTTTCCCACAGTCGCACTGGCGGGAACAAGTGTTACACCGGGTAATTTAAGACTCGGTGACAGAGGGCCTGATGTTACTTTGCTGCAGACAAAACTTAAAGTTGCGGGCTTTTATCAAGGAGAAAAGGTTTCCGGTTATTTTGGCTTGAATACACTTTTCGCAGTCTCAAAATTTGAGAAAGCTAACCGGCTGCGTGTTGACGGTATAGTTGATGCTGAGGAATGGATTGCACTGCAAAAACTTACCGCTATTCCGGCAGACAAGCTAAAGAAGATGGTATTAGGTTATTATACAGTGGATTATACAGGAGATAAGTTATCCTATAATTCCCTGGATAAGTACAGCAGTTATATAGATACTGTAGCTACTTTCAGTTTCAAAGTTAACCGCGATGGCAGTTTAACCGGTGAAGTGCCGCAGGATGCTTTAAAACTGGCCAAGGAGAGAAGCGTGGAAACATTGCTGTTGGTTCATAATATTGGCCAGCCAATTGACAGTGATGCTGCTCACTACGCTCTGTCAGTTGCCGAAAACCGCAGCAGGCTGGAAGCAAACATCATGTCAAAAGTGAAGGCCAATGGTTATAACGGTGTTAATATTGACATTGAAGCTTTACCGCCGGGAGACAGGCAGTATTATAATATTTTCCTAAAGGAATTAGGCGACCAATTGCACAAGGAAAATTTGCTGCTTACCGTTTCTATCCCGGCTAAAACTTTTGACTCTACCAATGATAGCTGGTCCGGTGCTTATAGTTATAAGGATATTGGCCAACTGGTTGATCAGGCTATGATTATGACCTATGATGAGCACTGGTTTGGCGGTTCTCCCGGTCCGATTGCCTCGGTGCCCTGGATTAACAAGGTTATGGACTATGCAGTCGAGGTGATGCCCAGAGAAAAAATTTTTCTTGGCGTGGCTGCTTATGGTTATGATTGGTCCAGTCAGGGAACCAGAGCAGTGCGCTGGAATCAAGTCAATGATTTAGTTAAGAATTCCGGTAATGTTATATGGGACAATACAAACAGTGTACCCTGTGTCATTTATTATAAAAATGGTGTCAGGCATGAGTTGTGGTTTGAAAATAACTACAGTTTGCGTTTTAAATTGGAAACGGTTAAGAGTTATAACGTTTCAGGTATAGCCATCTGGCGTCTTGGTTTTGAGGATGACTCCTTTTGGAAAATGGTTAATGATGAATTTAGACAGGCTGACTAA
- a CDS encoding SH3 domain-containing protein gives MSNILWDDPPWMRSVRRMEELFREPAWVRSFNETNSRLNQISQLQTIWERNSKLLDYSSQLQRATESIRIWEAAKPMLDMQDRLKDILGNQQLMQSINGAALLQKDLFANTGLMKAAQEATAWYNSNSMLFRSIETLMPIISDTPLIKTIADAQLNFAEMVRGFDFNFISFGEGTLIYDGHEYTSAELSMELDNEIVLVQTHKSIPERFEEFKKKYWVIPFIIFILLTLPDVSDKIEYYSEKIKAVISTLSPQHEETFAYVIRDSAVLRESADSKSPQLVRLLYDTKLQMISEMPRWVQVEYIDEQGNSFTGWISKISVTTEDDSPN, from the coding sequence ATGAGTAATATATTATGGGATGACCCGCCCTGGATGCGGTCAGTAAGACGTATGGAAGAGCTTTTTAGAGAGCCCGCTTGGGTGAGGTCATTTAACGAAACGAACTCTCGGCTTAACCAAATTTCACAATTACAAACCATATGGGAGCGAAATAGCAAACTGCTTGATTATTCGTCACAGTTACAACGGGCGACGGAATCAATTCGCATATGGGAAGCCGCTAAGCCTATGCTCGATATGCAGGACAGGCTCAAAGATATTTTGGGCAATCAACAGCTAATGCAAAGTATAAATGGAGCTGCTTTGCTACAAAAAGATTTGTTCGCTAATACTGGACTTATGAAAGCGGCACAGGAAGCTACTGCATGGTATAACAGTAATTCTATGTTGTTTCGCAGCATCGAAACGCTGATGCCGATTATTTCAGACACTCCTCTTATAAAAACCATTGCGGATGCTCAATTAAATTTTGCGGAAATGGTTCGGGGTTTCGATTTCAATTTTATTAGTTTCGGCGAAGGCACACTTATTTATGACGGTCATGAATACACGTCTGCGGAGCTAAGCATGGAACTGGACAATGAAATTGTTTTAGTTCAAACGCATAAGTCGATACCGGAACGGTTTGAAGAATTTAAGAAAAAGTATTGGGTGATACCCTTTATCATTTTTATACTTCTAACGCTACCGGATGTTTCTGACAAGATTGAGTATTATTCTGAAAAAATCAAGGCAGTTATTTCGACACTTAGTCCGCAACACGAAGAAACCTTTGCTTATGTAATCAGAGACAGCGCAGTACTCAGGGAATCAGCCGACTCAAAATCACCGCAGCTTGTACGTTTGCTGTACGATACAAAACTTCAGATGATTTCAGAAATGCCCCGCTGGGTTCAGGTTGAGTACATAGACGAGCAAGGTAATTCTTTTACAGGATGGATTTCAAAGATAAGTGTTACAACCGAGGATGATTCCCCAAATTAA
- a CDS encoding helix-turn-helix domain-containing protein, translating to MAVSYNKLWKLLIDKKMKKKELQSAAGISASLVTKLGRDEPVTMTVLMKICNALKCDISDVMEIIPDEPKD from the coding sequence GTGGCGGTTAGTTATAATAAGCTTTGGAAATTGCTTATTGATAAAAAAATGAAAAAGAAAGAATTGCAGTCTGCTGCAGGTATCAGCGCCAGCTTAGTCACAAAACTTGGGCGCGATGAACCTGTGACAATGACAGTGCTAATGAAAATATGCAATGCTTTAAAGTGCGATATCAGTGATGTCATGGAGATTATCCCGGACGAGCCAAAAGATTAA